One window of the Marmota flaviventris isolate mMarFla1 chromosome 2, mMarFla1.hap1, whole genome shotgun sequence genome contains the following:
- the Lrfn5 gene encoding leucine-rich repeat and fibronectin type-III domain-containing protein 5, with protein MEKFLFYLFFIGIAVRAQICPKRCVCQILSPNLATLCAKKGLLFVPPNIDRRTVELRLADNFVTNIKRKDFANMTSLVDLTLSRNTISFITPHAFADLRNLRALHLNSNRLTKITNDMFSGLSNLHHLILNNNQLTLISSTAFDDVFALEELDLSYNNLETIPWDAVEKMVSLHTLSLDHNMIDNIPKGTFSHLHKMTRLDVTSNKLQKLPPDPLFQRAQVLATSGIISPSTFALSFGGNPLHCNCELLWLRRLSREDDLETCASPALLTGRYFWSIPEEEFLCEPPLITRHTHEMRVLEGQRATLRCKARGDPEPAIHWISPEGKLISNATRSLVYDNGTLDILITTVKDTGAFTCIASNPAGEATQTVDLHIIKLPHLLNSTNHIHEPDPGSSDISTSTKSGSNASSSNGDTKMSQDKIVVAEATSSTALLKFNFQRNIPGIRMFQIQYNGTYDDTLVYRMIPPTSKTFLVNNLAAGTMYDLCVLAIYDDGITSLTATRVVGCIQFTTEQDYVRCHFMQSQFLGGTMIIIIGGIIVASVLVFIIILMIRYKVCNNNGQHKVTKVSNVYSQTNGAQIQGCSATLPQSMSKQAVGHEENAQCCKVANDNVIQSSETCTSQDSSTTTSALPPTWTSSTSVSQKQKRKTGTKPSTEPQNEAVTNVESQNTNRNNSTALQLASRPPDSVTEGPTSKRAHTKPNALLTNVDQNVLETQRLELI; from the exons agattttgccAATATGACCAGCTTGGTGGACCTGACTCTATCCAGGAATACAATCAGTTTTATTACACCTCATGCTTTTGCTGACCTACGGAATTTGAGGGCTCTGCATTTGAATAGTAACAGATTGACTAAAATCACAAATGATATGTTCAGTGGGCTTTCCAATCTCCACCATTTAATATTGAATAACAATCAACTGACTTTAATTTCTTCTACAGCATTTGATGATGTGTTTGCCCTTGAGGAGCTGGATCTGTCCTACAATAATCTAGAAACTATTCCTTGGGATGCTGTTGAGAAGATGGTTAGTTTGCACACCCTTAGCTTGGATCATAATATGATTGATAACATTCCTAAGGGGACTTTCTCCCACTTGCACAAGATGACTCGGCTAGATGTAACATCAAATAAATTGCAGAAGCTACCACCTGACCCTCTCTTTCAGCGAGCTCAGGTCCTAGCAACCTCAGGAATCATAAGTCCATCCACATTTGCACTGAGTTTTGGTGGAAACCCCTTGCATTGTAATTGTGAATTGCTCTGGCTAAGGCGTTTGTCTAGAGAAGATGATCTGGAGACCTGTGCTTCTCCTGCACTTTTAACTGGCCGCTACTTTTGGTCAATTCCTGAGGAAGAGTTTTTGTGTGAGCCTCCCCTCATAACTCGTCATACACATGAGATGAGGGTCTTAGAGGGACAAAGGGCAACGCTGAGGTGTAAAGCCCGGGGAGACCCTGAACCTGCAATTCATTGGATTTCTCCTGAAGGGaagcttatttcaaatgcaacaAGATCGCTGGTGTATGATAACGGAACACTTGACATTCTTATAACAACTGTAAAAGACACAGGTGCTTTTACCTGTATTGCTTCTAATCCTGCTGGGGAAGCAACACAAACAGTGGATCTTCATATAATTAAGCTCCCTCACCTATTAAACAGTACAAATCATATCCATGAGCCCGATCCTGGTTCCTCAGATATCTCAACTTCTACTAAGTCAGGTTCTAATGCAAGCAGTAGTAATGGGGACACTAAAATGAGTCAGGATAAAATCGTGGTGGCAGAAGCAACTTCATCTACAGCActacttaaatttaattttcaaagaaatattccTGGAATACGTATGTTTCAAATTCAGTACAATGGTACTTATGATGACACCCTTGTTTACAG AATGATACCTCCTACTAGCAAAACTTTTCTGGTCAATAATCTGGCTGCTGGAACTATGTATGACTTGTGTGTCTTGGCCATATATGACGATGGCATCACTTCCCTCACTGCCACAAGAGTCGTGGGTTGCATCCAGTTCACTACGGAACAAGATTATGTCCGTTGCCATTTCATGCAGTCCCAGTTTTTGGGAGGCACCATGATTATAATTATTGGTGGAATAATTGTAGCATCTGTGCTGGTTTTCATCATCATTCTAATGATCCGGTATAAGGTTTGTAACAATAATGGGCAGCACAAGGTCACCAAGGTTAGCAATGTTTATTCTCAAACTAATGGGGCTCAAATACAAGGCTGTAGTGCAACACTGCCCCAGTCCATGTCTAAGCAAGCTGTGGGACATGAAGAGAATGCCCAGTGTTGTAAAGTTGCCAATGACAATGTGATTCAATCTTCAGAAACTTGTACGAGTCAGGACTCTTCTACCACTACCTCTGCTTTGCCTCCTACCTGGACTTCAAGCACGTCTGTGTCccaaaagcagaaaagaaagactGGCACAAAGCCCAGTACCGAACCACAGAATGAAGCTGTCACAAATGTTGAGTCCCAAAACACTAACAGGAACAACTCAACTGCATTGCAGTTAGCTAGCCGACCTCCTGATTCTGTCACAGAGGGGCCCACATCTAAAAGAGCACATACCAAGCCAA ATGCTTTGCTGACTAATGTTGACCAGAATGTCCTCGAAACACAG agGCTGGAGTTAATCTGA